TTGCTGTTACAGAACATGAAAGTATGAAAGTACACAAAACATGCATTTTTCCCAATATTTGTCGTATCAATTTATTCATAGATTTTTACCACATTATGACGTttcatttaatttcaatatcaACTTATTTCTTAGTTTCCACAGGAAAGAGCAATCATAACTAATAGTGACATCTGCGTTCAACACAGATTTTGGAATAAATTAAAGTGATTTCAACAGGATACTTCGTACTTTTTCGCCGGATCGAACTTTATCCTGCTCAAGCGCAGAATGAAATCCAGCAAGTACATTTGTATCTTTATTTCCCTTGGGTTATCGGTTACGTAGAATCCGGGAACACCAGCTTTCTCCAGCGTCGATTGTTGGTCTTTGACTTTTTGGTCCAGGTGCAACACTAGCTTCATGTCTGTCTCCTTCATGTTCTTATTGTGCTTGATTTTCATCAGGGCCACAATGTGTTCCAATTCTTCAGGATCTTGAATCTTTGACTCCCACTGTTTTATTTCCACTGAAAATAGGTTAATCGTAAGTGACCCCAAAATACATTCGCAAACATATTCGTCTAGCTTACATTGGTGATCATTTTCCACCTTCTCCCTAACTTGCATCAAATGTTTCTCGGTTACATGTTGAATTTCCATGAGCCCTTTCACTATTTCGAAGATTGTGTGATTCTGTAAAGAATTGGCTAAGCCTGCTAGCAGTTCGTATGAAATCCGCATCTGGTATTGCCTGTAAGATGAATATGTATATGTATTAAAAGATTTAGTTCTTACTTCCGGATCGTACGTACTCTGGTAAACTGGCGTGCATTTTCTTCAGTTGTTCTAGTAGAAAGTATAACTTCCGCTGTAAAAATTCTTGGCTCTGATATGGCTCATCTACTGAAGTCGCCTCGGTACTCTCCTGACTCTCGGCTTGGGAATCTTGTGACAACCCCTCATAAGAGTCGTTTTCTCGTAGCATTTCCGTGCTTTTAACTTCTTCACTGCCCATCTCTATATTTGGAGGATTTTCAAGTATAACTTCCACAAAGTTTAACTGATTTTAAATTAGAATGAATATGCAGCAGCGACAGTCACATATATGTGATTGTTTTGCTACCGCCAATCAAGATGAATATAAACATGTGAGACAGTATCTTCATACACTCAAAGAAATTATTAGTAAATGTGACTGATTTTGGGATGTATCAGTCGTCGGTCATATTCTACCCTGAGTCCAACGTAAATAGAATACAGTAgttctagatcaacatgtcagaAAGGCCTAttttctttgatcgattctcttagtcgactttctcttttgataaccacggcctttcaGACAAATATTACTCCAGTTTTGTCATGtggtttgataaacgaggttccCTTTCACACTTCTTATCatcgaacacatcaggaaatgctGTTACTGCTtagttattaatgaaagagaatgtagatgaagagaatcgatcaaagaagataggccCTTTTGACATGCTGATCCAGAATTTATacttaatgcgacatgccgaggcaccattcagtgtcgcattggaagcGATTTTGATCTGTAATTAGACATTGTCGATGAGAGTAGTGCAGTGTCGACGTCTTGTGGCGACTTTTAATGTTGGGCCATAacttgggccccgaactcaatgtttacacaAATGTATTTAATTTGACATACTGTCgcaccactcagtgttgcaTCAGAGGCGTTTGTGACCTGTAATTAGGCATTGgtaatgacagtggtacagtgtcgacgtctggtggctaTTTTCAATAATATGTTTACATATTAAGTAAACAAACTCGATGTTTAGAAAAATGCCTAAAAAGAGTCGAAAACGCTCAACTATTCgcgtcacattacaggtctgtccaattagctagttgtcgaattagatgtaatTTACCGTATTTTGACTCAACGTGGATTCAAAATAGATCCGAAAACCATCTGATAGCGGGTAATTATTGTATCCGATAAATAGAAGtcttcgttttgttcatttatatCCATTCGATTATATCTATATCTTTTGTTCAGTTCGAGAGTCAGGTGTTCGAAACTTGATGCGGATGAACAGGATGTCGATGATCTGAGAGCGATCTATAGTTTCGGTTCTTATGGACTAGCAACAGGCGAAGCGCGTGTTCGTTTCATGCTGGTATCTTTCCCGAATGGCTTAAATTTCATCAGCGAAGTATTCTGGGTAATTGATGAATCGAGTGACGACATCTGAGCTCATTGACTATCTTATTCACAACATTAGCAATTACTATATGATATATCTCATGAGGTAACAAAATCGTCTCTTATTTTCTTCCAGTCTTATCATATGTAATGGGTtcccttttttttataatatcgaGTGTAGTGTGCAGGTATAGAGCAGGTATAATTTGACTGAAAAATACcaaataaaaatacattcataataTTGTATACTACTGAATCTAAATATTGCTTACGTTTCTTCAGAACGTCTCAGCGTAAGGTTTTGCACCATCTTGTGATTCCATAGCCACAGTCGCCAAACAAAAAACCCGTGAATGTTTGTTTCTTGTCTAAAAAATTCATTCTCAACCATTATCAAAaaccaattagctagatgtttactctctcaaataaaaatctaacaaacggAGCAAAAGCTTCGGAGGTTTGTTTATGATCTCTCCGTGTTTCTTCTAAAAACGGCCGGTCGTTTACTGGAGACAGAAGGGggatttgatttcaatagcacgTATGATCACAATCAAAATTATCTACAATAACAAGTTTCATGCgggtcaaaaatcaatttcattcTTCGTTGAAGTACTGGATACACATGATGGCGCTTAAAGTTTAGAATGAAGGAACAAGAAAAAAGTAACCATACAACCACATTGTTTTCGTTGTGACAACTTCCCTTttgcattttgttttatttgttgtcGCATATACAGGGTGTTAGGTTGCTCACCCAGAGTCTTATAGGCGATCCTTCTAGACATATGGTTAAATCTCATCTGTGTccgagttatagaacttttcttGTTTTGGGTTCTGTTtgtcttaaactggctctagtGGAAAAAGTACTCTGAGAACATTTCTGTTGCGCCCATTGGAAAGAAGATAAAATTTGGTATTAATACAGTAAAACGTTGTTGATGTTGGTTCATTTATTTCGACGAGTTCGGCCATTTCGAATGCCCAGTTAACTTTCGACAGCTGTTTTGCTTGCACATGCTTTGACTAGGGATACCATTtgtcctgatttagcaggacatgCCTTGATTATGAGATCCTTCTGGGGCGTCCTGATTTTTTGGTACGAATTTTGCATGCTCTCGTTGCTTTGGTTCAAAGTAGCTTCACCATGTGCCACAGGTTACATTCGAAATGCGTTCacgaaattatttttgtttttcacatAAAATCCTTCTCTTTCACACAAGATTGTTTGATCCATTTTTTGAAATGTACAAAATTTTGAGACGAGTCGAAACACGTGCAAGCAACCCAACAAACAATCATTGGCTGTTATTAAACCGGATAATGGTAGAACAATAGCATTGAGTACTCAATAAAACTATGTGCTGAACTATACGCTGTATAAAAGTTTATTCAGGCCAAACTCAATCTTTTGTTCTATCATTGATATTTACCTGCATAATACGCATTacgctattattttcatttgttcaacaATTCATAACAAAGTTGAAGTCTGAAGTATAACTTTTTTCGACTATAGATAATTTGTCATACAGTCATTAGGATTACAAAAACTAGTCAGTTGAATAATAGTCTAACAATAGTGCCTCATAAGACGATTACTGAATTATAATATATGTTGTTGTATAAAATATCTTTCAGATCATTGTTTAACTATTGATATTTACCTGCATAATACACCAGAGAAACGATTTGACAACGTAATGCAGTCAGACAAAGATCATCTTCTATGATAGCGTAGTCTAAGTAGAgcaaaacgaatcaaaataaGATCAAATCAACGTTTCCACCACAACATGGAGTTTCTTTTCTAACTGACTTTAAACTGCATTTAACGAACAATATTTGTTAAATGCAGTATTATATATCTGAATATATTCTCCTAATTTGCGTGCATAAGGTTTGAATAGaggttttgatgccaaatggtTCATCGTGATGATTTCTTAAGCATAGGGCTGAAccaaactatcataaaaacgtCACACTGATGGGGAATTGTTAGTACGGAAAACAGCcgacaaaaattaaatgaacaTTTAAAATGGGCGAGTTTGTTGGTATAAGTAAGAGACTATAATACCAACGTAACGCCacgaaagaaaaaacaaaaattgcatgAGCCCCGATAGAATTGTTAGTATATtactaaaatattgaaattctatGATATCTATCTCGTCCAGAGTTCGCTCGACAGTAGACAACAATAACTAAAACTTAATAAtgtcaaaaatcttttttatcttataAACATCGATACAGGGCAGTTATATTTTACTTTTGTTGTTTAATTGCAACTATTTGATATTGAAAACGTACCACTGACAACATGACGATTGTTTATTCCTTACCCGAATCTACTCCCAAATGTATAAAATCAATTGAGAACTACATATATGCACTTTCTCTCAGTAAGAAAAGTGATATTATATTTTCCACTATACCATTTTGACTAAAATGAGAAACAATTTTTCCATAGGATCCAAACATCTTAGTCTTTGCTATCCATTCTCTCCGTACTTATTGTATCGTTTTGTATCGACTCTGTTAATTGCTATGAAAATGTGTAAAGTTTGGATTGGCTTGTATACCACATAAAACCACTTACTGAATAACGTAAATTCAAACGCTTTGGCCGGTCACGCATCGAGCGGTATTACTCAACTGAACgtcctacccagcaaacattaaatcgtataattttgcacgtgccaagtcttacaagaaatccgaataaatcataatcgcatataatatcaatcaaagtatgtaacgtgtatatttgaaatcgcaaaaaatatattttattttatataccattatcaaattaagtcgcaattcggtataataaacatcaattttatgatgtacattgtcgtaaaatatatttaatccgcat
The Toxorhynchites rutilus septentrionalis strain SRP chromosome 2, ASM2978413v1, whole genome shotgun sequence genome window above contains:
- the LOC129769480 gene encoding gonadal protein gdl-like codes for the protein MGSEEVKSTEMLRENDSYEGLSQDSQAESQESTEATSVDEPYQSQEFLQRKLYFLLEQLKKMHASLPEQYQMRISYELLAGLANSLQNHTIFEIVKGLMEIQHVTEKHLMQVREKVENDHQLEIKQWESKIQDPEELEHIVALMKIKHNKNMKETDMKLVLHLDQKVKDQQSTLEKAGVPGFYVTDNPREIKIQMYLLDFILRLSRIKFDPAKKYEVSC